From a single Prosthecobacter algae genomic region:
- a CDS encoding DUF58 domain-containing protein translates to MRPSLLTLRLVAAWTVLGLAASIWPVMQPVWVGAGILFIIIALADLLSLPRKQRLSVQRSLPGRFALGVKSPITLTLRHSLGRPLTVQVHDGLPPQALAEGLPWQGTLPALEHVDLVYDAHFTRRGLHTFSPAHLLIHSRLGLWRRLYRTGPASETRCYPNYEPVVRFALLATANREEQMGIVKRRRSGATLDFHQLREYQDGDVLSRVDWKATSRRQVLVSREYEEQRNQSIILVPDCGRRMRAMDGELTQFDHCLNAMLLIAYIALRQGDEVGVTGFGGSQRWLKPVKGAPAMPTLLNHLYDYETTTEPSDFIEAAERVMALQKRRALILLLTNLRTEDTTHLTKAVALLQKRHLVLVATLREAEMEARLHQPIASLQEALSYGAQCHYQQQRAHLLDSLRANRIVTVDETAQNLPIALANRYLDLKAAGRI, encoded by the coding sequence ATGCGCCCCTCCCTCCTCACCCTCCGCCTCGTGGCTGCATGGACCGTGCTCGGTCTCGCCGCCTCCATCTGGCCGGTGATGCAGCCCGTCTGGGTCGGCGCGGGCATCCTGTTTATCATTATCGCCCTGGCAGATCTCCTCAGCCTGCCGCGCAAACAGCGCCTGTCTGTGCAGCGCAGCCTGCCAGGCCGCTTCGCCCTCGGTGTCAAGTCCCCCATCACCCTCACCCTGCGCCATTCCCTGGGCCGCCCCCTCACCGTCCAGGTGCATGACGGCCTGCCTCCCCAGGCCCTCGCCGAAGGCCTCCCCTGGCAGGGCACCCTGCCTGCCCTGGAGCATGTGGACCTCGTTTACGATGCCCACTTCACCAGGCGCGGACTCCACACCTTCAGCCCCGCCCACCTTTTAATACACTCCCGGTTAGGCCTCTGGCGCAGGCTCTACCGCACCGGCCCCGCTAGCGAGACCCGCTGCTACCCGAACTACGAGCCCGTCGTCCGCTTTGCCCTCCTCGCCACCGCCAACCGCGAAGAGCAGATGGGCATCGTCAAACGCCGCCGCAGCGGCGCCACGCTGGATTTCCACCAGCTCCGCGAATACCAGGACGGCGATGTCCTCTCCCGCGTGGACTGGAAGGCCACCTCCCGCCGCCAGGTCCTCGTCAGCCGCGAGTATGAGGAACAGCGCAACCAGAGCATCATCCTCGTCCCCGACTGCGGCCGCCGCATGCGCGCCATGGATGGCGAGCTCACCCAGTTCGATCACTGCCTCAATGCCATGCTCCTCATCGCCTACATCGCCCTCCGTCAGGGGGATGAAGTCGGCGTCACCGGCTTCGGCGGCAGCCAGCGCTGGCTCAAGCCCGTCAAGGGCGCACCCGCCATGCCCACCCTGCTGAATCATCTCTACGATTACGAGACCACCACGGAGCCCAGCGACTTCATCGAGGCTGCCGAGCGCGTCATGGCCCTGCAAAAACGCCGCGCCCTCATCCTCCTCCTCACCAATCTCCGCACCGAGGACACCACCCACCTCACCAAAGCCGTCGCCCTCCTGCAAAAGCGCCACCTCGTCCTCGTCGCCACCCTCCGCGAGGCCGAAATGGAGGCCCGCCTGCACCAGCCCATCGCCAGCCTCCAGGAGGCCCTCTCCTACGGCGCCCAGTGCCACTACCAGCAGCAACGCGCCCACCTCCTCGATTCCCTGCGGGCAAACCGCATCGTCACCGTGGATGAGACCGCGCAAAATCTCCCCATCGCGCTGGCCAATCGTTACCTCGATCTCAAGGCCGCAGGCCGAATCTGA
- a CDS encoding MoxR family ATPase, giving the protein MPEASRTPELLKQIRLAVEQVFVGQTEVIHQVLAALLAGGHVLLEGKPGLGKTHLVLALSRTFGATFRRIQFTPDMMPSDVTGHTLYDLGSQSFRVRFGPVFTQLLLADEINRAPAKTQSALLEVMQEAQVTIDGETHALTPPFMTFATQNPIEQEGTYPLPEAQLDRFLVKVLIDYPSAQQEATIVKSVSSAAAGRGLSAEQVQPVCTIEDILHAQAETAAVEAVEAVVTYAVNLTRATRSHGAIALGAGTRGAISLVRVAKAYALMEGRRYITPGDVKRAALPVLRHRVALTPEVAISGQTVDQVLDAVIRSVEAPRA; this is encoded by the coding sequence ATGCCCGAAGCCTCGCGCACACCGGAACTCCTGAAGCAGATCCGCCTCGCGGTGGAGCAGGTCTTTGTCGGCCAGACGGAGGTCATTCATCAGGTTCTGGCGGCGCTTTTGGCCGGTGGCCACGTGCTGCTGGAGGGCAAACCCGGCCTGGGCAAAACCCACCTCGTCCTCGCCCTCTCACGCACCTTTGGGGCCACCTTCCGCCGCATCCAGTTCACCCCGGACATGATGCCCTCGGACGTCACCGGGCACACCCTTTATGATCTCGGCAGCCAGAGCTTCCGCGTGCGTTTCGGGCCCGTCTTCACCCAGTTGCTCCTGGCCGATGAAATCAACCGCGCCCCCGCAAAGACGCAGTCCGCCCTCCTCGAAGTCATGCAGGAGGCCCAGGTGACCATCGATGGCGAAACTCACGCGCTCACCCCGCCATTCATGACTTTCGCCACGCAAAACCCCATCGAGCAGGAAGGCACCTACCCCCTGCCCGAGGCCCAGCTTGACCGCTTTCTCGTCAAGGTGCTCATCGACTACCCCAGTGCCCAGCAGGAGGCCACCATCGTCAAATCCGTATCCTCAGCCGCCGCTGGCCGTGGCCTGTCCGCAGAGCAAGTCCAGCCCGTCTGCACCATTGAGGACATCCTCCACGCCCAGGCAGAAACCGCCGCCGTCGAGGCCGTCGAGGCCGTCGTCACCTACGCGGTGAATCTCACCCGCGCCACCCGCAGCCACGGGGCCATCGCCCTCGGTGCCGGCACCCGTGGGGCCATCAGCCTTGTGCGTGTGGCCAAAGCATACGCCCTGATGGAAGGCCGCCGCTACATCACCCCGGGCGATGTCAAACGCGCCGCCCTCCCCGTCCTACGCCATCGCGTCGCCCTGACACCCGAAGTCGCCATCTCCGGCCAGACCGTTGATCAGGTCCTCGATGCCGTGATCCGCAGCGTGGAAGCCCCCCGCGCGTGA